In Streptomyces sp. DG2A-72, one genomic interval encodes:
- a CDS encoding GlxA family transcriptional regulator yields MHSVAILVLDEVVPFDMATPLQVFGLTRLPDGRHPYRVRLCAESPEVRTHGFALKVDVGLEALAEADTVIVPGCAQGAPPPSDRVVAALRQAAQAGTRIASVCVGAFVLAETGLLDGQRATTHWVAADVLAHRFPDIKVEPDVLYVDNGQILTSAGVAAGLDMCLHMIRQDLGSAVAADAARLSVMPLEREGGQAQFIVHEHPPVPRGSTLEPLLEWIEDNLAHEITLSALAARSGMSERTFSRRFREQTGSTPLQWVLRARVRRSQYLLENSDHPVERVAQLAGFGSATAFRERFRRVVGTSPQAYRAAFHGKAGAMKRS; encoded by the coding sequence ATGCACAGTGTGGCGATCCTGGTCCTCGACGAGGTGGTGCCGTTCGACATGGCGACACCCCTGCAGGTGTTCGGGCTGACGCGGCTGCCCGACGGCCGCCATCCCTACCGGGTCCGGCTCTGCGCCGAGTCCCCGGAGGTGCGCACCCACGGTTTCGCGCTGAAGGTCGACGTGGGGCTGGAGGCGCTGGCGGAGGCCGACACCGTCATCGTGCCGGGCTGCGCTCAGGGCGCGCCTCCCCCGTCCGACCGGGTGGTCGCGGCGCTGCGGCAGGCGGCGCAGGCCGGCACCCGGATCGCGTCCGTGTGCGTCGGCGCGTTCGTGCTGGCGGAGACCGGGCTGCTGGACGGGCAGCGCGCCACCACCCACTGGGTGGCCGCCGATGTGCTGGCCCACCGCTTCCCGGACATCAAGGTGGAGCCGGACGTGCTGTACGTCGACAACGGCCAGATCCTCACCTCGGCCGGCGTCGCCGCCGGACTCGACATGTGCCTGCACATGATCCGCCAGGACCTGGGGTCGGCCGTCGCCGCGGACGCCGCCCGGCTGTCCGTCATGCCGCTGGAACGGGAGGGCGGCCAGGCCCAGTTCATCGTGCACGAACACCCGCCCGTACCGCGCGGCTCGACACTGGAGCCGCTGCTGGAGTGGATCGAGGACAACCTCGCCCACGAGATCACCCTGTCAGCGCTCGCGGCGCGCTCCGGGATGAGCGAGCGCACCTTCAGCCGTCGTTTCCGCGAGCAGACGGGCAGCACGCCCCTGCAGTGGGTGCTCCGGGCGCGGGTGCGGCGCAGCCAGTATCTGCTGGAGAACAGCGACCATCCGGTCGAACGGGTCGCGCAGCTTGCGGGGTTCGGCTCGGCGACCGCGTTCCGGGAGCGGTTCCGCCGGGTGGTCGGCACCAGTCCGCAGGCGTATCGGGCCGCCTTCCACGGAAAGGCCGGGGCGATGAAGCGCTCCTGA
- a CDS encoding DUF397 domain-containing protein, with protein sequence MPPVHNGVRASSLDARWIKSRHSNAEGNCVEVATLVDGGVALRNSRDPDGPALVYTAAELAAFLAGAKDGEFDHLL encoded by the coding sequence GTGCCACCTGTACACAACGGAGTGCGGGCCAGTTCGCTGGACGCCCGCTGGATCAAGAGCCGGCACAGCAACGCCGAGGGCAACTGCGTCGAGGTCGCCACTCTGGTCGACGGAGGTGTCGCGCTGCGCAACTCCCGCGATCCCGACGGTCCCGCACTGGTCTACACGGCGGCCGAGTTGGCGGCTTTCCTGGCCGGGGCGAAAGACGGCGAGTTCGACCATCTGCTGTAG
- a CDS encoding helix-turn-helix transcriptional regulator — protein MSAESHRISLLEPYLDRPEPAPTLLKMLVGVQLAGFREDAGLAQDQAARALGFSPAKLSRIEAGKGRRPPAENDVRALLELYGTADYEASVLLKLLHRAGEPGWWQRYDKRLMPEWFDRLVGLQEAAAAIRTFEIQYVPGLLQTPEYTGAVVRRGLPTAPAAEVRRRVELRTRRTELLLRADAPQLWAVIDESVLLRVLGSVDVMREQLAHLVEMAQRSNVTVQIVPLDVTNASAPAIPITYLRFGGLDLPDVVYLEHIRSANFLEDQDETEEYRLALDRLADEALTPRASLELLRETMERRYPKA, from the coding sequence ATGTCAGCAGAGTCGCATCGCATCTCCCTGCTCGAACCCTATCTCGACCGGCCCGAGCCCGCGCCGACTCTGCTGAAAATGCTGGTCGGTGTGCAGCTGGCGGGCTTCCGTGAGGACGCCGGACTCGCCCAGGACCAAGCGGCACGCGCCCTGGGTTTCAGTCCCGCCAAGCTCTCCCGCATCGAGGCGGGCAAGGGCCGCCGTCCCCCGGCGGAGAACGACGTCCGCGCGCTGCTGGAGCTGTACGGCACGGCCGACTACGAGGCGTCGGTGCTGCTGAAGCTGCTGCACCGGGCCGGTGAGCCGGGCTGGTGGCAGCGCTACGACAAGCGTCTGATGCCCGAGTGGTTCGACCGGCTGGTGGGGTTGCAGGAAGCGGCGGCCGCGATCCGTACCTTCGAGATCCAGTACGTCCCGGGTCTGCTGCAGACTCCGGAGTACACCGGGGCCGTGGTGCGCCGGGGTCTGCCGACCGCGCCCGCCGCCGAGGTCCGGCGCCGGGTCGAACTGCGCACGCGTCGGACGGAGTTGTTGCTGCGGGCGGACGCTCCGCAACTGTGGGCGGTGATCGACGAATCGGTCCTGCTGCGGGTTCTGGGCAGCGTGGACGTCATGCGCGAGCAGCTGGCGCATCTGGTCGAGATGGCTCAGCGGTCGAACGTGACCGTGCAGATCGTGCCGCTGGACGTGACGAACGCGTCGGCGCCGGCCATACCGATCACGTATCTGCGCTTCGGCGGTCTCGATCTGCCCGACGTCGTCTATCTGGAGCACATCAGGAGCGCCAACTTCCTGGAGGACCAGGACGAGACGGAGGAGTACCGGCTCGCCCTGGACCGGCTGGCCGACGAGGCGCTCACGCCTCGCGCGTCGCTGGAGTTGCTGCGCGAGACGATGGAGCGGCGGTATCCCAAGGCCTGA
- a CDS encoding FAD-dependent oxidoreductase: MPRPLRVAIVGAGPAGIYAADALLKSDVAAEPGVSIDLFERMPAPFGLIRYGVAPDHPRIKGIITALHQVLDKPQIRLFGNVDYPTDISLDDLRAFYDAVIFSTGATADRDLSIPGVELDGSYGAADFVSWYDGHPDVPRTWPLTARKVAVLGVGNVALDVARILAKTADELLPTEIPPNVYDGLKANEAVEIHVFGRRGPAQAKFSPMELRELDHSPTIEVIVDPEDIDYDEGSIETRRGNKQADMVAKTLENWAIRDVGDRPHKLFLHFFESPTEILGEDGKVVGLRTERTALDGTGNVKGTGEFKDWDVTAIYRAVGYLSDKLPKLPWDLDSGTVPDEGGRVIQESGEHLQSTYVTGWIRRGPVGLIGHTKGDANETVANLLADHAGGRLHTPASPEPDAVDAFLAERNVRFTTWDGWYKLDAAEKALGEPQGRERVKLVEREDMLKASGA, translated from the coding sequence ATGCCCCGCCCCCTGCGGGTAGCCATCGTCGGAGCCGGCCCCGCCGGGATCTACGCCGCCGACGCGTTGCTCAAGTCCGACGTGGCCGCCGAACCCGGTGTGTCCATCGACCTCTTCGAGCGCATGCCGGCCCCGTTCGGGCTGATCCGGTACGGCGTCGCCCCCGACCACCCCAGGATCAAGGGCATCATCACCGCCCTGCACCAGGTGCTGGACAAGCCGCAGATCCGTCTGTTCGGCAACGTGGACTACCCGACCGACATCAGTCTTGACGACCTGCGCGCGTTCTACGACGCGGTGATCTTCTCCACCGGCGCCACGGCCGACCGCGACCTGTCGATCCCCGGCGTCGAGCTCGACGGCTCGTACGGCGCCGCGGACTTCGTCTCCTGGTACGACGGCCACCCGGACGTGCCGCGCACCTGGCCGCTCACGGCCAGGAAGGTCGCCGTCCTCGGCGTCGGCAATGTCGCGCTCGATGTGGCGCGCATCCTGGCCAAGACCGCGGACGAGCTGCTGCCCACGGAGATACCGCCGAACGTCTACGACGGCCTGAAGGCCAACGAGGCCGTGGAGATCCACGTGTTCGGCCGCCGCGGCCCGGCGCAGGCGAAGTTCTCCCCGATGGAGCTGCGCGAGCTGGACCACTCCCCCACCATCGAGGTCATCGTCGACCCCGAGGACATCGACTACGACGAGGGCTCGATCGAGACCCGGCGCGGCAACAAGCAGGCCGACATGGTCGCCAAGACCCTGGAGAACTGGGCCATCCGCGACGTCGGCGACCGGCCGCACAAGCTGTTCCTGCACTTCTTCGAGTCGCCTACCGAGATCCTCGGCGAGGACGGCAAGGTCGTCGGCCTGCGCACCGAGCGCACCGCCCTAGACGGCACCGGCAATGTCAAGGGCACGGGCGAGTTCAAGGACTGGGACGTCACGGCGATCTACCGCGCCGTCGGCTATCTCTCCGACAAGCTCCCCAAGCTGCCCTGGGACCTCGACTCGGGCACGGTCCCGGACGAGGGCGGCCGGGTCATCCAGGAGAGCGGCGAGCACCTGCAGTCGACGTATGTCACCGGCTGGATCCGGCGCGGTCCGGTGGGTCTGATCGGCCACACCAAGGGCGACGCCAACGAGACGGTGGCCAACCTGCTGGCCGACCACGCAGGCGGCCGTCTGCACACGCCGGCTTCGCCCGAGCCGGACGCCGTCGACGCGTTCCTCGCCGAGCGGAACGTCCGGTTCACCACCTGGGACGGCTGGTACAAGCTGGACGCCGCGGAGAAGGCGCTGGGCGAGCCGCAGGGCCGCGAGCGGGTGAAGCTCGTCGAGCGTGAGGACATGCTCAAGGCCAGCGGCGCCTGA
- a CDS encoding SAM-dependent methyltransferase, which yields MHTDKELSTSIDADVPTAARMYDHYLGGKDNYAADRAACAELDKVVPSTRRLAVNNRRFLQRVVRTLAEDHGIRQFLDHGSGLPTQDNVHQVAQRVHPDSHVVYVDNDPMVLVHGRALLEQDERTAVIHADMRETNAIFAHPDTRRLIDFSQPVAVLFNSVMHCIPDSDTDGPLALARRVAGRLAPGSFIVMCQLVSEDPEVRSFVTDFMDKATQGHWGRVRQEKDVAALFEGLEILEPGLVEVSTWRPDSEVAPRQLTHEWIEFGGVGRLP from the coding sequence ATGCACACCGACAAAGAGCTGTCCACGTCGATCGACGCCGATGTGCCGACTGCCGCCCGGATGTACGACCACTACCTGGGCGGCAAGGACAACTACGCCGCCGACCGCGCGGCCTGCGCGGAACTCGACAAGGTCGTGCCCAGCACCCGCCGGCTCGCCGTCAACAACCGGCGCTTCCTCCAGCGCGTCGTTCGAACGCTCGCCGAGGACCACGGAATCCGCCAGTTCCTCGACCACGGATCCGGCCTGCCCACCCAGGACAACGTGCACCAGGTCGCCCAGCGCGTGCACCCCGACTCCCACGTGGTCTACGTCGACAACGACCCCATGGTGCTGGTCCACGGCCGGGCACTGCTGGAGCAGGACGAGCGCACCGCCGTCATCCACGCGGACATGCGCGAGACCAACGCGATCTTCGCGCACCCCGACACCCGGCGCCTGATCGACTTCTCCCAGCCGGTCGCCGTGCTCTTCAACTCGGTGATGCACTGCATCCCGGACAGCGACACGGACGGCCCCCTCGCCCTGGCCCGCCGCGTGGCCGGACGACTGGCGCCCGGCAGCTTCATAGTCATGTGCCAGCTGGTCAGCGAGGACCCCGAAGTGCGCTCCTTCGTCACGGACTTCATGGACAAGGCCACCCAGGGCCACTGGGGCCGTGTGCGGCAGGAGAAGGACGTCGCCGCACTCTTCGAAGGACTGGAGATCCTCGAACCGGGCCTCGTGGAGGTGTCCACGTGGCGGCCCGACTCCGAGGTGGCGCCCCGTCAGCTCACCCACGAATGGATCGAGTTCGGCGGCGTCGGCCGACTCCCCTGA
- a CDS encoding SpoIIE family protein phosphatase, whose translation MVRHGGRSEVGTTRRPRGPRAQRAPGHARGAYQRRGPAAALRSALSGRSVAGQVFVLQVVIVLLLVVAAVVALVLQVRHDSTIEARNRSVAVAEAFANAPGTSEALDEPDPTEVLQPRAEAAREATGVDFIVVMNTDGTRYTHPFPDRIGKKFVGTLQPALAGGIVTEEIHGTIGPLVQAVVPVKADDGKVVGLVSAGITTENVGGTANEQLPVLLAAGAAGLALATAGTALVSRRLLRQTHGLGPNEMTRMYEHHDAVLHAVREGVMIVGDEGRLLLANDEAHRLLDLPEDATGRQVRDLGLAPDTADLLASGRIATDEVHLVGDRLLAVNQRPTDLQGAPAGSVATLRDSTELRALSGRAETARERLNMLYDAGVEIGTSLDVARTAEELAELAVPRFADFTTVDLFEAVLSGGQPDLGADVRRTAVSGIRKDAPLYPLGQQIRLVASSPQARAVRSGQAVLEPHLSEAPGWRAQDLERSAQVVEYGIHSLIAVPLRAGSLVLGVVSFWRSEKPEPFDTDELALAEELVARAAVSIDNARRYTREHSMAVTLQRSLLPRNLPEQNALEIAYRYLPAQAGVGGDWFDVLPLSGARVALVVGDVVGHGLHAAATMGRLRTAVHNFSALDLPPDELLSLLDELVGRIDQDETVEGGSAPVTGATCLYAIYDPVSRTCTVARAGHPPPALIHPDGSVEFADVPAGPPLGLGGLPFETVDLELAEGSRLVLYTDGLVEDRERDIDVGLELLRAALEQADDSPEDTCRVVLDSRLTARSSDDIALIVARTRALDADRVAEWHVPSDPAAVADVRAEVTRRLARWGLDELAFATELILSELVTNAIRYGGEPIHVRMLRDRTLICEVFDSSSTSPHLRYAAMTDEGGRGLFLVAQLAERWGTRYTPDGKVIWAEQPLP comes from the coding sequence ATGGTCCGGCATGGGGGTCGATCCGAGGTGGGGACGACCCGTCGCCCCAGGGGTCCGCGCGCCCAGCGCGCGCCCGGCCATGCCCGTGGGGCGTACCAGCGCCGCGGGCCGGCCGCGGCGTTGCGGTCGGCGCTGAGCGGGCGCAGCGTCGCCGGGCAGGTGTTCGTCCTGCAGGTCGTCATCGTGCTGCTGCTGGTCGTGGCCGCCGTGGTGGCGCTGGTGCTGCAGGTGCGGCACGACAGCACGATCGAGGCCCGCAACCGCTCGGTCGCCGTCGCCGAGGCGTTCGCGAACGCGCCGGGCACCAGCGAGGCGCTGGACGAACCCGATCCCACGGAGGTGCTGCAACCGCGGGCCGAGGCGGCCCGCGAGGCGACCGGGGTCGACTTCATCGTCGTCATGAACACCGACGGGACCCGCTACACCCATCCCTTCCCCGACCGCATCGGCAAGAAGTTCGTCGGTACCCTCCAGCCCGCGCTGGCCGGGGGCATCGTGACCGAGGAGATCCACGGCACGATCGGCCCCCTGGTCCAGGCCGTGGTGCCAGTCAAGGCCGACGACGGGAAGGTCGTCGGGCTGGTGTCGGCGGGCATCACGACGGAGAACGTGGGCGGGACCGCGAACGAGCAACTGCCGGTCCTGCTGGCCGCCGGGGCCGCGGGGCTCGCCCTCGCCACGGCGGGTACGGCGCTGGTCAGCAGACGGCTGCTGCGGCAGACGCACGGTCTGGGCCCGAACGAGATGACCCGTATGTACGAGCATCACGACGCGGTGCTGCACGCCGTCCGCGAGGGCGTGATGATCGTCGGCGACGAGGGGCGGCTGCTGCTCGCCAACGACGAGGCGCACCGGCTCCTCGACCTGCCCGAGGACGCCACGGGGCGCCAGGTGCGCGACCTCGGCCTCGCCCCCGACACCGCCGACCTGCTGGCCTCCGGCCGGATCGCCACCGACGAGGTGCACCTGGTCGGGGACCGGCTGCTCGCGGTCAACCAGCGGCCCACCGACCTCCAGGGGGCACCGGCCGGCAGCGTGGCCACACTCCGGGACTCGACCGAGCTGCGGGCCCTGTCCGGCCGGGCCGAGACGGCACGCGAACGGCTCAACATGCTGTACGACGCCGGGGTGGAGATCGGCACCAGCCTGGACGTGGCCCGTACCGCCGAGGAACTGGCGGAGCTGGCCGTACCGCGGTTCGCGGACTTCACCACCGTGGACCTGTTCGAGGCGGTGCTGAGCGGCGGGCAGCCGGACCTGGGCGCCGATGTGCGCCGTACGGCGGTCAGCGGGATCCGCAAGGACGCTCCGCTCTACCCGCTGGGCCAGCAGATCCGGCTCGTGGCCTCGTCGCCCCAGGCCCGTGCCGTGCGCTCCGGCCAGGCGGTCCTGGAACCGCACCTGAGCGAGGCGCCGGGCTGGCGGGCCCAGGACCTGGAGCGGTCCGCGCAGGTCGTGGAGTACGGCATCCACTCGCTGATCGCGGTGCCGCTGCGCGCGGGCTCCCTGGTGCTGGGTGTGGTCAGCTTCTGGCGTTCCGAGAAGCCGGAGCCCTTCGACACGGACGAACTCGCCCTGGCCGAGGAGCTGGTGGCGCGGGCGGCCGTGTCCATCGACAACGCGCGCCGCTATACGCGCGAGCACAGCATGGCGGTGACACTGCAGCGCAGTCTGCTGCCCCGCAACCTGCCCGAGCAGAACGCCCTGGAGATCGCCTACCGGTATCTGCCCGCCCAGGCGGGCGTGGGCGGTGACTGGTTCGACGTGCTGCCGCTGTCCGGCGCCCGGGTCGCCCTCGTCGTGGGCGATGTCGTCGGCCATGGACTGCATGCCGCGGCCACCATGGGACGGCTGCGCACGGCCGTGCACAACTTCTCAGCCCTCGACCTGCCGCCCGACGAACTCCTGTCCCTGCTGGACGAGTTGGTCGGCCGCATCGACCAGGACGAGACGGTGGAGGGCGGCAGCGCTCCGGTCACCGGCGCGACCTGCCTGTACGCGATCTACGACCCGGTCTCCCGCACCTGCACCGTCGCCCGCGCCGGGCACCCGCCACCGGCTCTCATCCACCCCGACGGCAGCGTCGAGTTCGCCGACGTCCCCGCCGGTCCCCCGCTCGGCCTCGGCGGTCTGCCGTTCGAGACGGTCGACCTCGAACTGGCCGAGGGCAGCCGGCTCGTCCTGTACACGGACGGGCTCGTCGAGGACCGGGAGCGGGACATCGACGTCGGTCTGGAGCTGCTGCGGGCCGCGCTGGAGCAGGCCGACGACTCGCCCGAGGACACCTGCCGGGTCGTCCTCGACTCCCGGCTCACGGCCCGGTCGAGCGACGACATCGCCCTGATCGTGGCGCGCACCCGGGCGCTGGACGCCGACCGGGTCGCCGAGTGGCATGTACCGTCCGACCCGGCGGCCGTCGCGGACGTACGGGCCGAGGTCACGCGCCGGTTGGCGCGCTGGGGGCTGGACGAGCTGGCGTTCGCCACGGAGCTGATCCTGAGCGAGCTGGTGACCAACGCGATCCGTTACGGCGGCGAGCCCATCCACGTCAGGATGCTGCGCGACCGCACCCTGATCTGCGAGGTCTTCGACAGCAGCAGCACCTCTCCGCATCTCAGATATGCCGCCATGACGGACGAGGGCGGGCGGGGCCTGTTCCTCGTCGCCCAGCTCGCCGAGCGCTGGGGCACGCGCTACACGCCCGACGGCAAGGTCATCTGGGCGGAACAGCCACTGCCGTGA
- a CDS encoding DM13 domain-containing protein — MGRVRKVLAKPWVIGALVVAFAGVGAGLYWFQPWKLWQDETVVEALPEAAPSPSLSPSSSAPAEAVPSPVSQEPQTLARGELISHEHATSGTVKLVRLADGSHVVRLESLETSNGPDLRVWLTDAPVKEGVAGWHVFDDGEYVSLGKLKGNKGSQNYALPKEVDPAKYSSVSIWCDRFDVSFGAAELTDR; from the coding sequence ATGGGGCGCGTGCGCAAGGTGCTGGCCAAGCCATGGGTCATCGGGGCGCTGGTGGTGGCATTCGCCGGAGTCGGTGCGGGGCTGTACTGGTTCCAGCCCTGGAAGCTCTGGCAGGACGAGACGGTGGTGGAGGCGCTCCCCGAGGCCGCCCCGTCCCCGTCCCTGTCCCCGTCCTCTTCCGCACCGGCCGAGGCGGTGCCGTCACCGGTATCGCAGGAGCCGCAGACGCTGGCCAGGGGCGAGTTGATCAGCCACGAGCACGCCACCTCGGGCACGGTGAAACTCGTACGACTGGCCGACGGATCCCATGTCGTACGGCTGGAAAGCCTCGAGACCAGTAACGGCCCGGACCTCCGCGTGTGGCTGACCGATGCGCCGGTGAAGGAGGGCGTCGCCGGCTGGCACGTCTTCGACGACGGGGAGTACGTCAGCCTCGGCAAGCTCAAGGGCAACAAGGGCAGCCAGAACTACGCCCTGCCCAAGGAGGTCGACCCCGCCAAGTACAGCAGCGTCAGCATCTGGTGCGACCGGTTCGACGTCTCCTTCGGTGCCGCCGAACTCACGGATCGGTGA
- the tgmB gene encoding ATP-grasp ribosomal peptide maturase, producing MTVLILTSQADVTADLVVVHLNVSGVPVVRLDPADLTGDVALSGEYVHGAFRGQLSAGGRLVSIEGVRSIWVRRPGAAATRAPAPSSWLTEEASQALYGMLRGSEARWMNHPDAARRARHKPWQLRLAQRCGLPVPATLITTFPQAAREFSERYPDLVVKPVSGAHPQDPPQAVPTSRVAPGTDFAAVAFGPTLLQRRIAKRADIRLTAVGDRMLAARKAADTDPDQVDVRFAPSDSPWRAAEVPPRVAAAVRLYLREAELAYGAFDFAEDADGVWWFLECNQSGQFGFVEVDTGQPIARSIAEWLAQPGPERRSQVNGTNRAVS from the coding sequence ATGACCGTCCTGATCCTGACCTCTCAAGCGGATGTGACAGCCGATCTGGTGGTGGTGCACCTCAACGTGTCCGGGGTACCGGTGGTCCGGCTCGACCCCGCCGACCTGACCGGCGATGTCGCGCTGTCCGGGGAGTATGTGCACGGTGCGTTCCGCGGCCAGCTGTCGGCCGGGGGGCGGCTGGTGAGCATCGAGGGGGTGCGCTCGATCTGGGTGCGCAGGCCGGGGGCTGCGGCCACGCGCGCCCCCGCGCCGTCCTCCTGGCTGACGGAGGAGGCCTCACAGGCCCTGTACGGCATGCTCCGCGGTTCGGAAGCGCGCTGGATGAACCACCCGGACGCGGCCCGCCGCGCCCGCCACAAGCCGTGGCAGCTCCGGCTGGCCCAGCGGTGCGGCCTGCCCGTGCCGGCCACCCTGATCACTACGTTCCCGCAGGCCGCCCGCGAGTTCTCCGAGCGCTACCCCGATCTGGTCGTCAAGCCGGTCTCCGGGGCGCACCCGCAGGACCCGCCACAGGCGGTGCCGACCAGCAGGGTGGCACCCGGCACGGACTTCGCCGCCGTCGCGTTCGGTCCCACCCTGCTGCAACGGCGTATCGCCAAGCGGGCCGACATCCGCCTCACGGCCGTCGGCGACCGGATGCTCGCCGCCCGCAAGGCCGCGGACACCGACCCCGACCAGGTGGACGTCCGCTTCGCCCCGTCCGACTCCCCGTGGCGGGCCGCCGAGGTGCCGCCGCGCGTCGCCGCCGCCGTCCGCCTCTACCTCCGTGAGGCGGAACTGGCCTACGGCGCCTTCGACTTCGCCGAGGATGCCGACGGCGTCTGGTGGTTCCTGGAGTGCAACCAGTCGGGCCAGTTCGGCTTCGTCGAGGTGGACACCGGTCAGCCCATCGCCCGGAGCATCGCGGAATGGCTGGCCCAACCCGGTCCGGAACGGCGCTCGCAGGTCAACGGCACGAACAGGGCGGTTTCTTGA
- the tgmA gene encoding putative ATP-grasp-modified RiPP encodes MQPFTLNYARPAAELEVTTPYIYDSGLQLNVLMDGRIAARDYALLRELGTTTSTAGSKTHFDD; translated from the coding sequence ATGCAACCGTTCACGCTCAACTACGCACGTCCGGCAGCAGAGTTGGAAGTCACCACTCCGTACATCTATGACTCCGGACTGCAGTTGAACGTGCTCATGGACGGGCGGATAGCCGCCCGTGACTACGCTCTGCTGAGGGAACTGGGGACCACGACGTCGACCGCGGGCTCGAAGACTCACTTCGACGACTGA
- a CDS encoding DUF1232 domain-containing protein, translating into MDSTTEWIVVAAVLAAVLLTVAVGLLVRLVRARRALRRAGLPTGPRWVFWGALLYFVLPTDLVPDPVYLDDIGVLLLALRSLRAPLGASRADRRNGPA; encoded by the coding sequence GTGGACTCGACCACTGAATGGATCGTCGTGGCGGCGGTCCTGGCTGCGGTCCTGCTGACCGTGGCCGTCGGACTGCTGGTGCGGCTGGTCCGGGCCCGGCGCGCGCTGCGCCGGGCGGGGCTGCCGACCGGGCCACGCTGGGTGTTCTGGGGTGCCCTGCTCTACTTCGTGCTGCCCACCGACCTGGTGCCGGACCCGGTGTACCTGGACGACATCGGCGTACTGCTTCTCGCCCTGCGCTCCCTGCGCGCGCCCCTCGGCGCCTCGCGCGCCGACCGCCGGAATGGTCCCGCCTGA